The proteins below come from a single Prochlorococcus marinus CUG1415 genomic window:
- a CDS encoding NAD-dependent DNA ligase → MKTYLEERIEWYDENYRNGNALITDKQFDQLEKNLLRTNPKCDYFKKKNKLILPSLEKDSIDEFLKGLLPDTRLLIEPKIDGCAVALQYMDGTLEKAISREGTDVTSKLIKVEDIPSHLPIRGVLQVRGELYAPNQNPDISQRIASGFLRAREGFSESLSFCAFQILNSKLNQCESKKNLSKLGFTIPQDIYCNFTSQVKVYRNQWLEGKLFRKYPTDGIVVKINSRKLQLIREKSNLDYPYWQVAIKI, encoded by the coding sequence ATGAAGACTTATTTAGAAGAACGAATTGAATGGTATGACGAAAACTATAGAAATGGTAATGCTTTAATCACTGATAAGCAGTTTGACCAACTTGAAAAGAATTTATTAAGAACAAACCCTAAGTGTGATTACTTTAAAAAGAAAAATAAACTAATTTTGCCTTCATTAGAGAAGGATTCAATAGATGAATTTTTGAAAGGGTTATTACCTGATACCAGGTTATTAATTGAACCAAAAATTGATGGTTGCGCTGTTGCTTTGCAATATATGGATGGAACCTTGGAGAAAGCAATTTCAAGAGAAGGAACTGACGTAACTAGTAAACTTATAAAAGTTGAAGACATCCCATCCCATCTACCTATTCGAGGAGTTCTTCAAGTTAGAGGTGAACTATACGCACCCAACCAAAATCCAGATATTTCCCAAAGAATTGCTTCTGGATTTCTGAGAGCTAGAGAAGGATTTTCTGAAAGTCTCAGTTTTTGTGCATTTCAAATACTTAATTCAAAACTCAACCAATGTGAATCCAAAAAGAATCTTTCTAAGCTAGGTTTCACAATCCCTCAGGATATTTATTGTAATTTTACTAGCCAAGTCAAAGTATATAGAAACCAATGGCTAGAAGGGAAACTTTTTAGGAAATATCCAACAGATGGAATAGTAGTAAAGATAAATTCGAGAAAATTACAATTAATAAGAGAAAAATCAAATTTAGATTATCCTTATTGGCAAGTGGCAATAAAAATTTAA
- a CDS encoding Notch domain-containing protein, whose product MSNKFYDWWKNHRKVVTYGAFLVLFGFYLSPVVKEASYKNQCIKHSNKGALTKFNKEDIGETLLEETGLKVEELAKIEGYKNCIN is encoded by the coding sequence GTGTCCAATAAATTTTATGACTGGTGGAAAAACCATAGAAAAGTTGTAACCTATGGAGCTTTTCTCGTCTTATTTGGTTTTTATTTATCTCCTGTTGTAAAAGAAGCAAGCTATAAAAACCAATGCATTAAGCACTCTAATAAAGGCGCATTAACTAAATTTAATAAAGAGGATATCGGAGAAACCTTATTAGAAGAAACAGGTTTAAAAGTTGAAGAACTAGCCAAGATTGAAGGTTATAAGAATTGCATAAATTAA
- a CDS encoding DUF1651 domain-containing protein has protein sequence MASGVANVWTNFYRGSLIDPPTGWLFNQKSGLLIFFESHKKSVSNNLKVYTHLFYANELGEPAQLKNSRLHSIECAYETWNELISGGWKIVTNKFQ, from the coding sequence ATGGCATCAGGAGTGGCTAATGTTTGGACTAATTTTTATCGTGGCAGTCTTATTGACCCCCCAACTGGCTGGTTGTTTAACCAAAAAAGTGGTTTATTAATTTTTTTTGAGAGTCATAAGAAATCTGTATCTAATAATTTAAAGGTATATACTCATCTTTTCTATGCAAATGAATTAGGTGAACCAGCCCAACTTAAAAATTCAAGACTTCATTCTATTGAGTGTGCTTATGAAACATGGAATGAATTAATTTCAGGGGGTTGGAAAATTGTTACTAATAAATTCCAGTAA
- a CDS encoding chlorophyll a/b-binding protein, with the protein MDALTSFIIVIIAITIQFSLYTIKRLEEPLEPNYLIDINSKKIKNYIGKYWKNAEMTNGRLAMIGFLVLIINYGFFGWIIPGFI; encoded by the coding sequence ATGGATGCTCTTACTAGTTTTATCATTGTAATCATTGCAATTACAATCCAATTCTCTTTATATACAATCAAAAGGTTAGAGGAACCTTTAGAACCAAATTATTTGATAGATATAAATTCAAAAAAGATTAAAAACTATATAGGTAAATATTGGAAAAATGCTGAAATGACAAATGGTAGATTAGCAATGATTGGTTTTTTAGTCTTAATAATAAACTACGGATTTTTTGGATGGATAATTCCTGGGTTTATTTAA
- a CDS encoding TIGR02450 family Trp-rich protein: protein MKWPPTLCWTAPKTINGNRHFQVKTYGGKNEKRWVDIFPTKNNKDIKRISWSELKSEWNTGWLRLPKDKD, encoded by the coding sequence ATGAAATGGCCTCCCACTCTTTGTTGGACCGCACCAAAGACGATAAATGGTAATCGACATTTTCAAGTTAAAACTTATGGTGGTAAAAATGAAAAAAGATGGGTTGATATTTTCCCTACCAAAAATAATAAAGATATTAAAAGGATCTCATGGTCAGAACTAAAATCCGAATGGAATACAGGTTGGTTAAGGCTCCCAAAAGATAAAGATTAA
- a CDS encoding SDR family oxidoreductase: MSTFLITGSNRGIGLELCKQIHKRGDKVIAACRKASKELKDLGVRIEENIEITSYESITNLCKKLSGVNLDCLINNAGIYEFNSFENLDKKSILRQFEVNALSPILITQSLKPLLKRSSKVAFITSRMGSIEDNTSGSSYGYRMSKVALSMAAKSISIDLLKEDIYVAILHPGLVSTRMTGFTQNGISPEESANGLLKRIDSLNKKNSGTFWHANGEVLPW; the protein is encoded by the coding sequence ATGTCCACTTTTCTAATCACAGGATCCAATAGGGGTATTGGATTAGAATTATGTAAGCAAATTCATAAGAGGGGAGATAAGGTAATTGCAGCGTGTAGGAAAGCCTCAAAAGAACTTAAAGATTTAGGCGTGAGAATAGAAGAGAATATAGAAATTACTTCTTATGAGTCAATAACAAATTTGTGTAAAAAGCTATCTGGAGTTAATTTAGATTGCTTAATTAACAATGCAGGAATTTATGAATTTAATTCTTTCGAAAACTTAGATAAAAAAAGTATTTTGCGTCAATTTGAAGTGAATGCTCTAAGCCCCATTCTTATCACTCAATCACTTAAGCCTCTTTTAAAAAGATCCTCTAAAGTTGCTTTTATTACAAGTAGAATGGGATCTATTGAAGATAATACGTCTGGAAGTTCTTATGGTTACAGGATGTCTAAAGTTGCTTTATCAATGGCAGCAAAATCAATTTCTATAGATTTATTAAAAGAAGATATTTATGTGGCTATTTTGCATCCTGGGTTAGTTAGTACAAGAATGACTGGCTTTACTCAAAATGGAATTAGTCCTGAAGAATCAGCAAATGGCCTTTTAAAACGTATTGATTCTTTAAATAAAAAAAATTCAGGTACGTTTTGGCATGCCAACGGAGAAGTTTTGCCTTGGTAA
- a CDS encoding molecular chaperone DnaJ — protein sequence MNTQELKVNYKKLLNKAAKANGRKETVSYLNRAAKIKSKLYSNTKVNCFKCNGAGFLRISLDETKTCLSCYGKGFLIKEIHQV from the coding sequence ATGAATACCCAAGAACTTAAAGTCAACTACAAAAAGCTCTTAAACAAAGCTGCTAAAGCAAACGGACGTAAAGAAACAGTTTCTTACTTAAATCGTGCTGCTAAAATCAAGTCAAAACTCTATTCAAATACTAAAGTAAATTGCTTTAAATGTAATGGAGCAGGTTTTCTAAGAATTTCATTAGATGAGACTAAAACGTGTCTATCTTGCTATGGAAAGGGTTTTTTAATTAAAGAAATTCATCAGGTTTAA
- a CDS encoding DUF3303 domain-containing protein: MQRYLISYEFTDGEDQEEGAEMLINWYESGGPQNRPENYEVHSWIFMVQNGIGHSVVSADSLETIWKQWHPWRRLMDISIQPCMDLDETVGLFKKQKMNTRIF, from the coding sequence ATGCAAAGGTATTTAATTTCCTACGAATTTACAGATGGAGAGGATCAAGAAGAAGGGGCAGAAATGCTAATTAATTGGTACGAATCAGGTGGTCCCCAAAACCGACCTGAAAACTATGAGGTTCATTCTTGGATTTTTATGGTTCAAAATGGGATTGGACATTCTGTAGTGAGTGCAGATTCTCTTGAGACAATTTGGAAGCAATGGCATCCCTGGAGAAGGTTGATGGATATTAGTATTCAGCCGTGTATGGATCTTGATGAGACAGTCGGATTATTCAAAAAACAAAAAATGAATACACGGATATTCTAA
- a CDS encoding DUP family protein has protein sequence MINKKDKSDPINNLEYEKVLEEEIINSYESKFQKDAEPEKKNIKFYRLKRTPLEIVNRLFFFFFIGSFLFSLFLAYSESKLWFILYVISALSCVFYTPNRKALKELIAAWPNIEDLIKGRSLWGKGK, from the coding sequence ATGATAAATAAAAAGGATAAAAGCGATCCAATTAATAACTTAGAGTACGAAAAAGTTTTAGAAGAAGAAATAATTAATTCATATGAAAGTAAGTTCCAGAAAGATGCTGAACCAGAAAAAAAAAATATTAAATTTTACAGATTAAAAAGAACTCCATTGGAGATAGTAAATAGGTTATTTTTCTTTTTCTTTATTGGAAGCTTTCTTTTCTCTTTGTTTTTAGCTTATTCAGAAAGTAAGTTGTGGTTCATACTTTATGTGATAAGTGCATTGTCATGTGTTTTTTATACTCCCAATAGAAAAGCACTTAAAGAATTAATAGCAGCTTGGCCAAATATAGAAGATCTCATCAAAGGAAGGAGTTTATGGGGAAAAGGCAAGTAA
- a CDS encoding DUF1499 domain-containing protein yields MVSSIQGLAPITNPLNSVLIEKKLINVDQKYIQLVALAEGLPRTEVVESGRNYWKGVCRSLIFRFPDDLEILKLDVRSYVNRSKGIIQIRSAARLGQSDLGVNLRRVEYLFDQLEKL; encoded by the coding sequence ATGGTTTCCTCTATCCAAGGTCTTGCTCCAATAACAAATCCATTAAACAGTGTCTTAATAGAAAAGAAACTAATTAATGTTGATCAAAAGTATATTCAACTTGTTGCCCTGGCAGAGGGGTTACCTCGTACAGAAGTTGTTGAAAGTGGAAGAAATTATTGGAAAGGTGTTTGTAGAAGCTTGATTTTCAGATTTCCAGATGACCTCGAAATTTTAAAACTTGATGTAAGAAGTTATGTAAACAGATCTAAAGGAATTATTCAGATAAGATCTGCGGCTAGATTAGGTCAATCAGATTTAGGTGTTAATCTCAGAAGAGTGGAATATTTGTTTGATCAATTAGAGAAATTGTAA
- a CDS encoding potassium channel family protein → MKLRLFEFYFIKDYLRPWFGLIYSLFFLFFLGAIGYRITEGWEWSDCLWMVLITITTIGFGEVQPLSPEGRIVTVLVIVGGLIFIQFTFQKAVRLFESGYFQRVNELRFKRLLRKMENHVILCGYGRVGQEISNQIKTQNIPIIVVESDEDRKKIAEENGLEVLCADATLDETLKLAGLEKCKSLVVTLPNDAANLYVVLSAKGIRSSIRVIARAGTEEAASKLRLAGASIVVSPYIAAGRAMASMALRPIAIDFLDLLAGSECEIEEFALSNDISLFETAEKRSLSELGIGKKSGAKILAIKENEKLATNPGGNFILQPGQVLIAFGSKEQLNILNGLLGNLVVAVELLK, encoded by the coding sequence ATGAAGCTTAGATTATTTGAGTTCTATTTTATTAAAGACTATTTAAGGCCTTGGTTTGGTCTTATTTATTCTTTATTCTTTCTGTTTTTTTTAGGTGCAATTGGCTATCGAATAACAGAGGGATGGGAATGGAGTGATTGCTTATGGATGGTTCTGATCACAATAACCACTATTGGTTTTGGAGAAGTTCAACCTTTAAGTCCTGAAGGCAGGATCGTAACTGTTTTAGTAATCGTTGGCGGATTGATATTTATTCAATTTACCTTTCAAAAAGCTGTTAGATTATTTGAATCCGGCTATTTTCAAAGAGTAAATGAATTACGTTTTAAAAGACTTCTTAGAAAAATGGAAAATCATGTAATTTTGTGCGGATATGGGAGGGTAGGTCAGGAAATATCTAATCAAATAAAAACACAAAATATTCCAATTATTGTTGTTGAGAGTGATGAAGATAGAAAAAAGATTGCTGAAGAAAATGGTTTAGAAGTACTTTGTGCTGACGCTACTCTTGATGAGACGTTAAAACTGGCAGGGTTAGAAAAATGCAAAAGTTTGGTCGTTACCTTACCTAATGATGCTGCGAATTTATATGTAGTTTTAAGTGCTAAAGGTATAAGAAGTTCTATTAGAGTAATAGCAAGAGCTGGAACTGAAGAAGCCGCAAGTAAGTTGAGATTAGCCGGGGCAAGTATAGTTGTAAGCCCTTATATCGCGGCAGGAAGGGCCATGGCATCAATGGCCTTAAGACCTATAGCTATTGACTTCCTTGATCTGCTCGCAGGAAGTGAATGTGAAATTGAAGAATTTGCATTAAGTAATGATATTAGTCTTTTTGAAACAGCAGAGAAAAGATCACTTTCTGAACTTGGGATAGGCAAAAAGAGTGGTGCAAAAATTTTGGCTATAAAAGAAAATGAAAAGTTGGCAACTAATCCTGGAGGCAATTTCATACTTCAGCCAGGTCAAGTATTAATAGCATTTGGTAGTAAAGAACAACTAAATATTTTGAACGGATTATTAGGAAATCTTGTAGTAGCAGTAGAACTATTAAAATAG
- the pstS gene encoding phosphate ABC transporter substrate-binding protein PstS: MSIFKKALIISSAISLVFSPAAIASKRLSGAGASFPSKIYTRWFFDLAKSGGPRVNYQAVGSGSGRKAFIDETVNFGASDDPMKDSDIEKVTRGLVQIPMVGGTIAFGYNYDCDLKLTQEQAVQVAMGMIKNWKELGCKSGKLTWAHRSDGSGTTKAFTNSMEAFSKTWNLGTGKSVKWPAGVGAKGNSGVAGVIQNTPGAIGYVNQSYIKGNVKAAALQNLSGEFVTPNTESGAIALNGINLDENLAGKNPNPTAKGAYPIATLTWILAYEKGNGRNTKAIQDTFYKLLSDEYQSKAPALGFVPLKGEILKKSIDAVGRIGR, translated from the coding sequence ATGAGCATTTTTAAGAAAGCTCTCATTATTTCTTCTGCTATCTCATTAGTTTTCTCTCCAGCGGCGATTGCTTCAAAAAGATTGAGCGGAGCTGGTGCTTCATTTCCCTCAAAAATTTATACCAGGTGGTTTTTTGACTTAGCTAAATCTGGAGGCCCAAGAGTTAATTATCAAGCAGTAGGTTCTGGCTCTGGCAGAAAAGCCTTTATAGATGAAACTGTAAATTTTGGTGCATCAGATGATCCTATGAAAGATTCTGATATAGAGAAAGTTACAAGAGGGCTTGTTCAAATACCTATGGTAGGAGGCACAATTGCATTCGGATATAACTATGACTGCGACTTGAAACTAACACAAGAACAAGCTGTTCAAGTTGCGATGGGAATGATAAAAAATTGGAAGGAATTAGGATGCAAGTCAGGTAAATTAACTTGGGCACATCGTTCTGATGGTTCAGGTACTACTAAAGCTTTTACAAATTCTATGGAGGCTTTTTCTAAAACTTGGAATCTTGGTACTGGTAAATCTGTTAAATGGCCTGCAGGAGTAGGAGCTAAAGGTAATTCTGGTGTGGCGGGTGTTATACAAAATACTCCAGGTGCAATTGGTTATGTAAACCAGTCATACATTAAAGGTAATGTTAAGGCTGCTGCACTTCAAAATCTTTCTGGTGAATTCGTTACTCCCAATACTGAGTCAGGAGCAATAGCTTTAAATGGAATAAATCTTGATGAAAACTTGGCTGGTAAAAATCCGAATCCTACTGCTAAAGGAGCTTATCCAATAGCAACCCTGACTTGGATACTCGCTTATGAAAAAGGTAACGGCAGGAATACTAAGGCAATTCAAGATACGTTCTATAAATTGCTAAGTGATGAATACCAATCAAAAGCTCCTGCTTTAGGCTTCGTTCCTTTAAAAGGGGAAATTCTAAAAAAATCAATCGATGCTGTTGGAAGAATAGGAAGGTAA
- the arsJ gene encoding organoarsenical effux MFS transporter ArsJ produces MKLSSLQQYSVVTANYWAFTLTDGALRILVVGHFHALGYSTLQIALLFLFYEFFGIITNLYGGWIGARYGLRLTLWIGTILQIIALFMLIPVKDNWPVIFSVAYVMLAQALSGVAKDLNKMSAKSAVKSIVTSSEENNQNSQKQLFKWVSILTGSKNALKGVGFFLGGLLYKILGFNNAVEIMGLGLCLAFFLTLCLPKDSGKMKRKPVFKDLFSKSEGINILSSARFFLFGARDVWFVVALPVFLDISFGWDYLKIGLFLGGWIIIYGFFQVLAPLLRKIWRKKTSPTKTTVQFWGLILTVIPLFIALALNGDKSLGPVIVIGLIIFGFIFAMNSSTHSYLILAYSDNEKVSLNVGYYYMANAAGRLLGTLLSGLLFMLGRNATLGLQYCLYASTALIFIAWLTSSKLPSYSSNSID; encoded by the coding sequence ATGAAATTATCTAGTCTTCAACAATATAGTGTCGTCACAGCAAACTATTGGGCATTTACGCTTACTGATGGGGCATTAAGAATATTAGTTGTTGGCCACTTTCATGCACTAGGTTATTCAACCCTGCAAATTGCTTTACTTTTTCTTTTCTATGAGTTTTTTGGAATAATTACAAACCTTTATGGTGGCTGGATAGGAGCAAGATATGGTTTAAGGCTTACTTTATGGATAGGAACAATTCTGCAAATTATTGCTCTTTTCATGTTGATTCCTGTCAAAGATAATTGGCCAGTAATCTTTAGCGTCGCATACGTTATGTTGGCTCAAGCGCTCAGCGGGGTAGCTAAAGATCTAAATAAAATGAGTGCAAAAAGTGCAGTTAAATCAATAGTTACAAGTTCAGAAGAAAATAATCAAAATAGTCAAAAACAATTATTTAAGTGGGTTTCAATTTTAACAGGATCTAAAAATGCGCTAAAGGGGGTTGGGTTCTTCTTAGGTGGACTTTTATATAAGATATTAGGCTTTAATAATGCTGTTGAAATAATGGGTTTAGGTCTGTGTCTCGCATTCTTTTTAACTTTGTGTCTTCCTAAAGATTCAGGGAAAATGAAAAGAAAACCTGTTTTTAAAGACCTTTTTTCCAAGTCTGAAGGTATAAATATTCTCTCAAGTGCTAGATTTTTCTTGTTTGGAGCAAGAGATGTCTGGTTTGTAGTTGCACTTCCTGTGTTTTTAGATATTTCATTTGGATGGGATTATTTAAAAATAGGTCTTTTCTTGGGTGGATGGATAATAATCTACGGATTCTTTCAAGTATTAGCTCCATTACTTAGAAAAATATGGAGAAAAAAAACTAGCCCAACAAAAACAACCGTCCAATTTTGGGGACTTATCTTGACAGTTATCCCATTATTTATTGCTTTAGCTTTAAACGGTGATAAATCATTAGGGCCTGTAATTGTAATTGGATTAATAATATTTGGCTTTATTTTTGCAATGAATTCTTCTACTCATTCGTACTTAATTTTGGCTTATTCAGATAATGAAAAAGTAAGTTTAAATGTTGGTTATTACTACATGGCTAATGCAGCTGGAAGATTATTAGGGACCTTACTATCTGGCTTATTATTTATGCTAGGCAGAAATGCCACTCTTGGTCTTCAATATTGTTTATATGCTTCAACTGCCTTGATTTTTATTGCATGGCTTACTAGTTCTAAATTACCTTCCTATTCTTCCAACAGCATCGATTGA
- a CDS encoding ArsJ-associated glyceraldehyde-3-phosphate dehydrogenase, which produces MKIGINGFGRIGRLVFRALWDRADIEITHINEIAGDSNAAAHLLEFDSVHGRWGKDINVKEEEIIIDGKKLTYTSFKNYLDVPWGKSSVDIILECTGKNKKPDKLNPYFNSLGMKRVIVACPVKGIVAEAESLNVVYGINQSLYDPSKHKLLTAASCTTNCLAPIVKVINENFSIKHGAITTIHDVTNTQVPVDFYKSDLRRARGCMQSLIPTTTGSAKAIAEIFPELKGKLNGHAVRVPLLNASLTDAVFELNNEVNEKQVNNAFKKASETYLKGILGYEERPLVSADYLNDSRSCIIDGLSTMVVNSNLLKVYAWYDNEWGYSCRLADLTSFVIEKEKKF; this is translated from the coding sequence ATGAAAATTGGAATTAATGGTTTTGGAAGAATTGGCAGATTAGTTTTCAGAGCATTATGGGATAGAGCTGATATAGAAATAACTCACATTAATGAGATAGCAGGAGATTCGAATGCCGCTGCTCATCTACTCGAATTCGATTCAGTCCATGGCAGATGGGGGAAAGATATAAACGTTAAAGAAGAAGAAATAATAATTGATGGAAAGAAATTAACCTACACATCTTTTAAAAATTACCTTGATGTTCCTTGGGGAAAATCTTCTGTAGATATTATTTTGGAATGTACAGGAAAGAATAAAAAGCCAGACAAACTAAATCCATATTTTAATTCTCTAGGGATGAAAAGAGTAATAGTAGCTTGTCCAGTCAAAGGAATTGTTGCAGAAGCTGAATCACTTAATGTTGTTTATGGCATAAATCAAAGTCTTTATGACCCTTCCAAACATAAATTATTAACTGCAGCATCCTGCACTACAAATTGTTTGGCTCCGATAGTAAAGGTAATTAATGAAAATTTTTCAATTAAACACGGTGCTATTACAACTATTCACGATGTCACGAACACTCAAGTTCCTGTAGATTTTTATAAAAGTGATTTGAGGAGAGCAAGAGGATGTATGCAAAGTTTAATACCTACTACCACTGGATCTGCTAAAGCTATCGCTGAGATCTTTCCAGAATTAAAAGGAAAATTAAATGGACATGCAGTAAGGGTTCCTCTTTTAAATGCCTCTTTAACCGATGCAGTTTTTGAATTAAATAATGAAGTAAATGAAAAGCAAGTAAATAATGCATTTAAAAAAGCATCAGAAACATACTTAAAAGGAATTCTTGGGTATGAGGAGAGACCTTTAGTATCTGCAGATTACTTAAATGACTCAAGAAGTTGCATAATAGACGGACTATCAACGATGGTTGTGAATTCAAATTTATTAAAGGTTTATGCTTGGTATGACAATGAGTGGGGATATAGTTGCAGACTTGCAGATTTGACTTCTTTTGTAATTGAAAAAGAAAAAAAATTTTAG
- a CDS encoding ArsR/SmtB family transcription factor: protein MESLSDPIRINILELMMDGEICVCDIVKVTGLSQPKISYHIKILKDSGLISDRQEGRWVYYKLNLEVLSEIQNWMGNLIQSSKNKRNCK, encoded by the coding sequence ATGGAATCTCTTTCTGATCCAATTAGAATAAATATTCTTGAATTAATGATGGATGGAGAGATATGTGTTTGCGACATAGTAAAAGTTACAGGATTATCCCAACCGAAAATTTCTTATCATATAAAAATTCTTAAAGATTCAGGTCTCATCAGTGACAGACAAGAAGGAAGATGGGTCTACTACAAATTAAATTTAGAAGTATTATCAGAAATTCAAAATTGGATGGGTAACTTAATTCAGTCATCCAAAAATAAGAGGAATTGTAAATAA
- the pstC gene encoding phosphate ABC transporter permease subunit PstC, whose amino-acid sequence MEEKLTLFKNRKRFGIEKNIDIIFKNTALVLSSFVAIILLGIILVVFFQSFESFSRYGLKFLVTSEWNPVKDEYGAFTAIYGTLVTSFLSLLITIPLGVGTAIFITEDFVPKVVREIIGSFVELLAAIPSVVLGLWAIFVMEPFFRDFFVFLHNFFGWIPLFSTEPTGRNSLLAILILVVMLLPIVTSIARDSLNQVPKKLRNAAYGIGASRWKTIFSVILPAALSGIMAGVLLALGRAMGETMAVTMIIGNSNAFSWSLLSPGYTISSMLANQFGEADGSQVSSLFYAAFVLMILSLVVNIFAQWLVKKFSLKY is encoded by the coding sequence ATGGAAGAGAAATTAACTCTTTTCAAGAATCGTAAAAGATTCGGTATCGAAAAAAATATAGATATTATCTTCAAGAATACTGCTCTAGTCTTGTCTAGTTTCGTAGCAATAATCCTTTTAGGAATTATTTTAGTAGTCTTTTTTCAGTCATTTGAATCCTTTTCAAGGTATGGCTTGAAGTTTTTAGTAACCTCTGAATGGAATCCTGTAAAAGATGAATACGGAGCTTTTACCGCAATATATGGCACATTAGTAACCTCATTTCTTTCGTTATTAATAACTATCCCCTTGGGCGTTGGAACTGCAATATTTATTACCGAAGACTTTGTACCGAAAGTTGTCAGAGAAATAATAGGTTCATTTGTTGAATTATTAGCAGCTATTCCATCAGTTGTATTGGGACTTTGGGCAATATTTGTAATGGAACCTTTTTTTAGAGACTTTTTTGTCTTTTTACATAATTTCTTTGGTTGGATACCTTTATTCAGTACAGAACCCACAGGCAGGAATTCCTTGTTAGCAATATTGATTTTAGTAGTTATGCTTTTGCCAATAGTGACTTCTATAGCTAGAGATTCTCTTAATCAGGTTCCTAAAAAGTTAAGAAATGCAGCCTATGGAATTGGAGCTAGTAGATGGAAAACAATATTTTCAGTAATTTTGCCGGCAGCATTATCGGGAATTATGGCAGGGGTTCTATTGGCTTTAGGCAGGGCAATGGGAGAAACAATGGCTGTAACAATGATTATTGGTAATTCCAATGCATTTAGTTGGTCTCTTTTATCTCCTGGATATACCATTTCCTCCATGCTTGCAAACCAGTTTGGTGAAGCTGATGGAAGTCAGGTTTCATCACTTTTTTATGCAGCTTTTGTATTGATGATCCTATCTTTAGTTGTTAATATCTTTGCTCAATGGCTAGTTAAGAAATTTAGTCTCAAATATTAG
- the pstA gene encoding phosphate ABC transporter permease PstA, with product MNSLYYQKRLSRNIGDKFFTSLSVICALIAILPLIFLVTYILIKGGSQITPELFTLEPNPPGDDLDAGGINPALVGTLIITTIASIIAIPVGVGGGIYLAEYSKGGPFSRFIRFGVNVLAGVPSIIAGVFIYALIVSTKILFGSMYSGLAGGMALSILMLPTVIKTTDEGLKLVPNELRYASLGVGASMYTTILKVTLPSAFRSIATGVVLGIARAAGETAPLIFTALFSYYYITGFGDLFYEMGSLAVLIYNFALEPYNAQNKLAWAASFILVLSILSVNIFSRILAAFTEKTKRI from the coding sequence ATGAATTCACTTTACTACCAGAAAAGATTATCAAGAAATATAGGAGATAAATTCTTTACTTCTTTATCAGTAATTTGTGCGTTGATAGCAATACTGCCTTTGATTTTTCTGGTGACTTATATTCTTATCAAAGGTGGATCTCAAATCACACCAGAACTATTTACTTTAGAACCAAATCCTCCTGGGGATGATTTAGATGCAGGAGGTATTAATCCTGCATTAGTAGGGACATTAATAATTACTACCATTGCTTCAATTATTGCCATACCAGTAGGTGTTGGCGGTGGAATATATTTGGCGGAATACTCTAAAGGTGGTCCTTTTTCAAGATTTATCAGATTTGGGGTAAATGTTTTAGCCGGAGTCCCTTCAATTATTGCAGGTGTATTTATTTATGCCCTAATTGTCTCAACAAAGATCTTATTTGGAAGTATGTACAGTGGCTTGGCAGGAGGTATGGCTCTTTCAATATTGATGTTGCCTACAGTTATAAAAACTACTGATGAAGGTTTAAAGTTAGTTCCTAACGAATTAAGATATGCGTCTCTTGGTGTTGGAGCAAGTATGTATACAACCATATTGAAAGTTACATTGCCTTCTGCGTTTAGATCTATTGCTACTGGCGTTGTACTTGGAATCGCAAGAGCTGCAGGTGAAACAGCACCTTTGATATTTACGGCTTTATTCTCTTACTACTACATAACAGGCTTTGGAGACTTGTTTTATGAGATGGGTTCCTTGGCTGTATTGATATACAACTTTGCTCTAGAGCCATATAATGCGCAGAACAAATTAGCCTGGGCAGCTTCCTTTATTCTTGTTTTGTCGATACTATCAGTAAATATATTTTCAAGAATATTGGCCGCTTTTACTGAGAAAACTAAGAGAATATAA